The segment GCGCGGAGCGATCGGCACGATATAGGTCCGCTGCCCGCACGAGCCGCATTCCTGGAAACGCGACAGCTGGCCGCGCTCGTCGGCGACGTTGCTGACGAACAGCTCGATGTTGAACCGCTCGAAGTTCACGCCGGCGGCAAGCCCCACGGTGGTGAACGCCGCGAGCCGCCCGAGCTGGTCGGCCGGGCTGACGATCGCCCCCGTCCCCGTCTGGAGGATCGCCGTGCGGATGTCGGAGGCGGCCGAGCTCTGGTGCGACACGGTCGCCTGGCCATAGCCCTTGGCGCTCCCCACTGGCACCGTATAGCGCGCGGTGCCGCTCAGCTTGACCTGCGGGGTGATCGGCAGTCGCGTCCCCTTGGGCGCGGAGACGAGATTGTCGGGGCCCGCGCAGGTGAAGCTGGGGTCGTCGAACAGGCACAGGTTCCGGGTCGTCTTGGCATCGGTATAGCTGCCCGCCGCGGTCAGCGAGAGGCCGCCGCGGGTGAACGCCGCATCCGCCTCCACGCCGCGGATCCGGGCGTTCGGGCCATTGTGGATCTCGGTGAAGCTATTCGCGCCGAGGAAGGAGAATTGGAACTTGTTCCAATCCTGCTGATAGACCGCCGCGTTCAGCCGCAACGCGCCATCGAGCCACGTCGTCTTAGCGCCGAGTTCGTAATTGGTGAGAAAATCGGCCTGGTAGGGCGCCACGTCGACGCGGCGATTGATGCCGCCCGGGCGGAAGCCGCGCGAGACGGTGCCGTAGAGCAGGATGCCCTGCACCGGCTTCCAGCTGAGGTTGAAGCGATAGGTCGCCCCCTGCCCCTGCGCCCGCACCGGCACCAGCCCGGCACCGCGCGCGTAGACGGCGAGGTTGGTGCACGGCCCGCCCGCCACCGCCGCGGGCAACAGCGTCGTGCTAGCGCCCGCATCGACGGCGTCGCGCAACCGTATCCCATCGCTGGTGAAGCACTGCGCAACACCGGTTCGCGAGCTGCCCGCGCCGTTATAGGGCGTCGCGCTGAAGCCGTCGGCCGGGTTGCGACCGAAGCCGAAAAAGCCGATCAATGTGTTGTCATAGATAAACGCGCGGCCGCCCGCCGTGGCCGTCAGCTTGTCGGTAAGGTCATAACTCACTTCGCCGAATGCGGCATAGTCGCGGTCGACCCGGTGCTGCTGGGTGTACCACAGAGTGCCCGGATGACCGTTGACCGACAAGGCGTCGGCAAGGCCGGTCACGCGGTAATCCTGGAGGATGTCGTTCGACTGACGCTGGTAGAACAGCCCCGCGACCAGCCGCAGGCGATCGCTCGAGGGCGAGGCGATCCGCAGTTCCTGGCTCAGCTTCTTGAAGTGGTCGGTGGCGACGATGCGCTGGCGTGGGTCGATCGGATTGCCGGCATTGTCCGAGAAGTAGAAATAGCCCGCGAGGCCGCCCACCGACGAATAGAGCGAGTCATAGGCCTCGGCATAATCGGTATAGTCGCTGGACTGGGTGTCGCGCCGGTCGAGATAGGCGCCGGCATAGGTAAGGTCCCAATTGCCCAGCTTGCCCTCGATGGTCAGCGCCGCCTGGATGAAGCGGTCGCGGCGATATTCGGGGAAGAAATGCTGGACCTGGAGGTCGCTGACCTTGGGATCATAGCCATAGGCGCCGTGGCTGCGGGTTTCCTGGTAGATCGCGGCAGGCGTGACCGTCCAATTCTCGTCCAGATCCACCTTCAGCGCGGCGCGGCCGCCCCAGATGTCGGTCTCGTTATAGTCCTTCTTCACGAAGGCCTTGTTGTCGACGACGACACCGCCGTTGGTAGCGGTGCACGACGTGGCCGTCGGCTCGGGCAGGTAGCTGCGGCAGCCGGCGACATTGTCGATATAGCCTGCGTCATGCTGGTAGAAGCCGACCAGGCGCAGCGCCGCCATGTCGTTGATCGGCAGGTTGAGCATGCCTTCCAGCTTGCCGCCGACGCCGCCCTTGTTGACCGTGTTCACCTCGCCGTCGACCCGGCCATAGGTGCCCTTGTGATCGGGCTGGTTGGTGATGATGCGGATCGTGCCCGCTTCCGACGAGGCGCCGTACAGCGTGCCCTGCGGCCCCGACAGGCTCTCGATCCGGGCGATGTCGTAGACATGGACGTCGAGGTTGCCGCCGATCGTGGTGACCGGCTGTTCGTCGAGATAGACGCCCACCGAGGGCAGCGATCCCGAATGGTTGCCGTCGCCGCCCGAGGCGACGCCGCGCATATAGACGACATTGGTGCCCGGCGTGCCCCCCAGCGCCTGAAACGAGACCGAGGGCAGCTGCTGGACGTAATCGGTGAAGTTGCTGACGTTCAGCTCGTCGAGCTTCTGCGTGCCCAGCGCCTGGATGCTAAGGGGGACGTTCTGCAGGCTCTCGCTGCGCTTTTGCGCGGTGACGACGATATCCGTCGAGTCGGTGGTCGGTGGCGGGGCATCCGCTTGCTGCTGGGCCAGCGCCGGCGCGGCGGCGAGCATGGTGGAAGCAAGCAGCAGCGAACGGACGACGCACCGATTGAGCGGCATGAAAAAACCCCCGATTGTTGCGTCGCAACGTCTTGCGCAACGATCTTTGGGTCAAGCATGCGAATGTGCGGCGCGATATAGGCGCAAGGATTGTTCACATAGTGTGACAATTCAGCAACGAAGGTGCAGCACGTCAATCCGGGGGGCGAATGTCGGGACATCGGGATACGCCGTCAGCACCGCGCCCAAGGCGGCCTTGAGCGTATCGAGCCAGGGCTCGAACGGCTTCCAGCCCTCCACGCCGTCGCGAAAGATGGGTCGGCGCACCTGCTCGGAGCTGGCGGTGCGCACCGCGCGCTCGGTTTCATAAAAGGCGAGGCAGGCCGGTTCGAAGTCGAGCCCGCAGGCGGCGAGCAGCGCGCGGACCTGCGCCTCGGTATCCTCGACCATGGCTTCGTAGAAGACCCGGTGGACGCGGCCGGGCGCGACCGCATCGACATGCGCCATCAGCCCCACATAATCGGCATAATAGCGGCCCATGTCTTCCAGCGCATAGCTGAAGCCCTGGCCGCGGGCGAAATGCTGCTTGAAGTTGGAGAAGCAGCAACCGAGCGGGTGGCGCCGCGCATCGATGATCCGCGCATTCGGCAGCGCGAGCAGGATCAGCGGCACATGCGCCCAGTTGTTGGGCAGCTTGTCGATGAAGAAGGGACGATCGGTGCGCCGCTGGATCCGCGTGCGGCGGAGGTAGGCCTCGCCGAGCGCGTGCAGCTGCTCGCCGGAGAGCTCCGCCAGGCCGGCGGGATAGCGGGCGATGTCGCGCGCCAGCACGGGCAGATCGGCGAGCTCGGCGGTGCCT is part of the Sphingomonas sp. genome and harbors:
- a CDS encoding TonB-dependent receptor; this encodes MPLNRCVVRSLLLASTMLAAAPALAQQQADAPPPTTDSTDIVVTAQKRSESLQNVPLSIQALGTQKLDELNVSNFTDYVQQLPSVSFQALGGTPGTNVVYMRGVASGGDGNHSGSLPSVGVYLDEQPVTTIGGNLDVHVYDIARIESLSGPQGTLYGASSEAGTIRIITNQPDHKGTYGRVDGEVNTVNKGGVGGKLEGMLNLPINDMAALRLVGFYQHDAGYIDNVAGCRSYLPEPTATSCTATNGGVVVDNKAFVKKDYNETDIWGGRAALKVDLDENWTVTPAAIYQETRSHGAYGYDPKVSDLQVQHFFPEYRRDRFIQAALTIEGKLGNWDLTYAGAYLDRRDTQSSDYTDYAEAYDSLYSSVGGLAGYFYFSDNAGNPIDPRQRIVATDHFKKLSQELRIASPSSDRLRLVAGLFYQRQSNDILQDYRVTGLADALSVNGHPGTLWYTQQHRVDRDYAAFGEVSYDLTDKLTATAGGRAFIYDNTLIGFFGFGRNPADGFSATPYNGAGSSRTGVAQCFTSDGIRLRDAVDAGASTTLLPAAVAGGPCTNLAVYARGAGLVPVRAQGQGATYRFNLSWKPVQGILLYGTVSRGFRPGGINRRVDVAPYQADFLTNYELGAKTTWLDGALRLNAAVYQQDWNKFQFSFLGANSFTEIHNGPNARIRGVEADAAFTRGGLSLTAAGSYTDAKTTRNLCLFDDPSFTCAGPDNLVSAPKGTRLPITPQVKLSGTARYTVPVGSAKGYGQATVSHQSSAASDIRTAILQTGTGAIVSPADQLGRLAAFTTVGLAAGVNFERFNIELFVSNVADERGQLSRFQECGSCGQRTYIVPIAPRTIGLRAGAKF